The proteins below are encoded in one region of Ochotona princeps isolate mOchPri1 chromosome 24, mOchPri1.hap1, whole genome shotgun sequence:
- the ATXN2L gene encoding ataxin-2-like protein isoform X23: MLKPQPSQQTSQPQQPPPPAPQAVARRPPGGTSPPNGGLPGPLAAASTPPGPPAAASPCLGPAAAAGSGLRRGAEGILAPQPPQQQQHPERSGAGAIGSARGQSTGKGPPQSPVFEGVYNNSRMLHFLTAVVGSTCDVKVKNGTTYEGIFKTLSSKFELAVDAVHRKVSEPAGGPRREDIVDTMVFKPSDVMLVHFRNVDFNYATKDKFTDSAIAMNSKVNGEHKEKVLQRWEGGDSNSDDYDLESDMSNGWDPNEMFKFNEENYGVKTTYDSSLSSYTVPLEKDNSEEFRQRELRAAQLAREIEASPQYRLRIAMENDDGRTEEEKHSAVQRQGSGRESPSLAAREGKYIPLPQRVREGPRGGVRCSSSRGGRPGLSSLPPRGPHHLDSSSPGPGAEARGINGGPSRMSPKAQRPLRGAKTLSSPSSRPSGEASLPSPPTVGRMYPPRSPKSAAPAPISASCPEPPIGSAVAASSASIPVTSSVTDPTVGSVSPASPKISLAPTDVKELPTKEPGRALEPQELARITGKVPGLQNEQKRFQLEELRKFGAQFKLQSSSSPDTSLDAFPPRILKEEAKGKEKEVDGLLASEPLGSPVSSKTEAALDKEDKASLAAAGGTEGPEQPQPSCPSQTGSPPVGLLKGDDKDEGPVAEQVKKSTLNPNAKEFNPTKPLLSVNKSTSTPTSPGPRTHSTPSIPVLTAGQSGLYSPQYISYIPQIHMGPAVQAPQMYPYPVSNSVPGQQGKYRGAKGSLPPQRSDQHQPASAPPMMQAAAAAGPPLVAATPYSSYIPYNPQQFPGQPAMMQPMAHYPSQPVFAPMLQSNPRMLTSGSHPQAIVSSSTPQYPSAEQPTPQALYATVHQSYPHHATQLHAHQPQPATTPTGSQPQSQHAAPSPVQHQAGQAPHLGSGQPQQNLYHPGALTGTPPSLPPGPSAQSPQSSFPQPAAVYAIHPHQQLPHGFTNMAHVTQAHVQTGITAAPPPHPGAPHPPQVMLLHPPQSHGGPPQGAVPQSGVPALSASTPSPYPYIGHPQALSDPDCLLT, from the exons GGGCCAGAGCACAGGGAAGGGGCCTCCACAGTCACCT GTGTTTGAAGGTGTTTATAACAATTCGAGGATGCTGCATTTCCTTACTGCTGTTGTG GGCTCCACTTGTGATGTCAAAGTGAAAAATGGCACCACCTATGAGGGTATCTTCAAGACTCTGAGCTCCAAG TTTGAACTAGCCGTGGATGCTGTGCACCGGAAGGTATCTGAGCCAGCAGGTGGTCCCCGGCGGGAGGATATTGTGGACACGATGGTGTTCAAGCCGAGTGACGTGATGCTCGTCCACTTCCGAAATGTTGACTTCAATTACGCTACTAAAG ACAAGTTCACTGATTCCGCCATTGCCATGAACTCGAAGGTGAATGGGGAACACAAAGAGAAGGTGCTGCAGCGCTGGGAAGGGGGCGACAGCAACAGCGATGACTACGACCTCGAGTCTGACATG TCCAATGGGTGGGACCCCAATGAAATGTTCAAGTTCAATGAGGAGAACTACGGTGTGAAGACTACCTACGATAGTAGTTTGTCTTCTTACAC GGTACCCTTGGAAAAGGACAATTCTGAAGAGTTCCGGCAGCGGGAGCTGCGTGCGGCCCAGCTGGCAAGAGAGATTGAGGCGAGCCCCCAGTACCGCCTGCGTATCGCCATGGAGAATGACGATGGGCGCACTGAGGAGGAGAAACATAGTGCTGTGCAGCGGCAGGGCTCTGGGAGAGAGAGTCCCAGCTTGGCAGCCAG GGAGGGGAAGTATATCCCTCTGCCTCAACGCGTTCGGGAAGGTCCCCGGGGAGGAGTTCGCTGTAGCAGTTCTCGGGGTGGCCGGCCTGGCCTTAGCTCCTTGCCACCTCGTGGCCCTCACCATCTTGACAGTAGCAGCCCTGGCCCAGGTGCTGAGGCACGTGGTATCAATGGAG GCCCTTCCCGCATGTCCCCTAAGGCCCAGAGGCCTCTGAGAGGCGCCAAGACTTTGTCTTCACCCAGCAGCAGGCCTTCTGGAGAGGcgtcccttccctctccccctacAG TGGGCCGGATGTACCCGCCACGTTCTCCCAAGTCTGCTGCACCTGCCCCCATCTCTGCGTCCTGTCCGGAGCCGCCCATCGGTTCAGCAGTGGCAGCCTCTTCAGCCTCCATCCCTGTGACGTCATCAGTCACAGATCCTACAGTGGGCTCCGTCTCCCCAGCTTCTCCAAAGATCTCCCTGGCTCCTACCGATG TCAAAGAACTGCCAACCAAGGAACCTGGCAGAGCTCTGGAGCCCCAGGAACTGGCCCGAATAACTGGGAAAG TCCCTGGACTTCAGAATGAACAAAAGCGGTTTCAACTGGAAGAACTGAGGAAGTTTGGGGCCCAGTTTAAG CTTCAGTCCAGCAGCTCCCCTGATACCAGCCTGGATGCCTTTCCCCCTCGGATCTTAAAGGAGGAGGCcaaagggaaggagaaggaagtaGACGGTCTGTTGGCCTCCGAGCCCCTGGGTTCTCCGGTCTCCTCCAAGACGGAGGCTGCGTTGGATAAAGAGGATAAAGCATCCCTGGCAGCGGCAGGGGGCACTGAGGGGCCGGAGCAGCCCCAGCCGTCCTGCCCAAGCCAAACTGGCAGCCCCCCTGTGGGCCTCCTGAAGGGAGACGACAAGGATGAGGGCCCCGTTGCCGA ACAAGTAAAGAAATCAACGTTGAACCCCAATGCCAAGGAGTTCAATCCTACAAAACCTCTGCTATCTGTG AACAAATCCACCAGTACCCCGACTTCTCCGGGGCCCCGAACTCACTCAACTCCCTCCATCCCGGTGCTGACAGCAGGCCAGAGTGGGCTCTACAGCCCCCAGTACATCTCCTACATACCTCAGATTCACATGGGACCAGCTGTGCAG GCACCCCAGATGTATCCATATCCTGTGTCTAATTCAGTGCCTGGACAGCAGGGCAAGTACCGGGGAGCCAAAG GCTCTCTGCCCCCACAGCGCTCGGACCAACACCAGCCAGCCTCAGCCCCTCCCATGatgcaggctgctgctgctgcaggcccaCCTCTGGTGGCTGCCACACCGTATTCTTCCTACATCCCCTACAACCCCCAGCAGTTCCCAGGCCAGCCTGCTATGATGCAACCCATGGCTCACTATCCCTCACAG CCCGTGTTTGCCCCCATGCTTCAAAGCAATCCACGCATGCTGACGTCGGGTAGCCATCCCCAGGCCATTGTGTCATCCTCTACCCCTCAGTACCCTTCTGCAGAGCAGCCCACCCCCCAAGCCCTTTATG CCACTGTTCACCAGTCCTACCCGCACCATGCCACGCAGCTCCACGCCCACCAACCACAGCCGGCAACCACGCCTACCGGGAGCCAGCCGCAGTCACAGCATGCGGCCCCCAGTCCTGTTCAG CATCAGGCGGGGCAGGCCCCACACCTGGGCAGTGGACAGCCTCAGCAGAACCTGTACCACCCAGGGGCCCTGACAGGCACGCCACCCTCTCTGCCCCCGGGCCCGTCTGCCCAGTCCCCTCAGAGCAGCTTCCCCCAGCCAGCCGCTGTGTACGCCATCCATCCCCACCAGCAGCTGCCCCACGGCTTCACCAACATGGCCCATGTTACCCAG GCCCATGTCCAAACTGGAATCACAGCAGCCCCGCCCCCTCACCCTGGGGCTCCCCACCCGCCCCAGGTGATGCTGCTGCACCCACCCCAGAGCCATGGGGGGCCCCCCCAAGGCGCAGTGCCCCAGAGTGGGGTGCCTGCACTCTCAGCTTCCACACCCTCACCCTACCCCTACATCGGACACCCCCAAG ctctCAGTGACCCCGACTGTCTCCTGACTTAG
- the ATXN2L gene encoding ataxin-2-like protein isoform X1, translating to MLKPQPSQQTSQPQQPPPPAPQAVARRPPGGTSPPNGGLPGPLAAASTPPGPPAAASPCLGPAAAAGSGLRRGAEGILAPQPPQQQQHPERSGAGAIGSARGQSTGKGPPQSPVFEGVYNNSRMLHFLTAVVGSTCDVKVKNGTTYEGIFKTLSSKFELAVDAVHRKVSEPAGGPRREDIVDTMVFKPSDVMLVHFRNVDFNYATKDKFTDSAIAMNSKVNGEHKEKVLQRWEGGDSNSDDYDLESDMSNGWDPNEMFKFNEENYGVKTTYDSSLSSYTVPLEKDNSEEFRQRELRAAQLAREIEASPQYRLRIAMENDDGRTEEEKHSAVQRQGSGRESPSLAAREGKYIPLPQRVREGPRGGVRCSSSRGGRPGLSSLPPRGPHHLDSSSPGPGAEARGINGGPSRMSPKAQRPLRGAKTLSSPSSRPSGEASLPSPPTAPPFLPVGRMYPPRSPKSAAPAPISASCPEPPIGSAVAASSASIPVTSSVTDPTVGSVSPASPKISLAPTDVKELPTKEPGRALEPQELARITGKVPGLQNEQKRFQLEELRKFGAQFKLQSSSSPDTSLDAFPPRILKEEAKGKEKEVDGLLASEPLGSPVSSKTEAALDKEDKASLAAAGGTEGPEQPQPSCPSQTGSPPVGLLKGDDKDEGPVAEQVKKSTLNPNAKEFNPTKPLLSVNKSTSTPTSPGPRTHSTPSIPVLTAGQSGLYSPQYISYIPQIHMGPAVQAPQMYPYPVSNSVPGQQGKYRGAKGSLPPQRSDQHQPASAPPMMQAAAAAGPPLVAATPYSSYIPYNPQQFPGQPAMMQPMAHYPSQPVFAPMLQSNPRMLTSGSHPQAIVSSSTPQYPSAEQPTPQALYATVHQSYPHHATQLHAHQPQPATTPTGSQPQSQHAAPSPVQQHQAGQAPHLGSGQPQQNLYHPGALTGTPPSLPPGPSAQSPQSSFPQPAAVYAIHPHQQLPHGFTNMAHVTQAHVQTGITAAPPPHPGAPHPPQVMLLHPPQSHGGPPQGAVPQSGVPALSASTPSPYPYIGHPQGEQPGQAPGFPGGADDRILCRVGRSHSRRRQGLAPGSVLCFPPSSLSCDPAAPLPTASPALSDPDCLLT from the exons GGGCCAGAGCACAGGGAAGGGGCCTCCACAGTCACCT GTGTTTGAAGGTGTTTATAACAATTCGAGGATGCTGCATTTCCTTACTGCTGTTGTG GGCTCCACTTGTGATGTCAAAGTGAAAAATGGCACCACCTATGAGGGTATCTTCAAGACTCTGAGCTCCAAG TTTGAACTAGCCGTGGATGCTGTGCACCGGAAGGTATCTGAGCCAGCAGGTGGTCCCCGGCGGGAGGATATTGTGGACACGATGGTGTTCAAGCCGAGTGACGTGATGCTCGTCCACTTCCGAAATGTTGACTTCAATTACGCTACTAAAG ACAAGTTCACTGATTCCGCCATTGCCATGAACTCGAAGGTGAATGGGGAACACAAAGAGAAGGTGCTGCAGCGCTGGGAAGGGGGCGACAGCAACAGCGATGACTACGACCTCGAGTCTGACATG TCCAATGGGTGGGACCCCAATGAAATGTTCAAGTTCAATGAGGAGAACTACGGTGTGAAGACTACCTACGATAGTAGTTTGTCTTCTTACAC GGTACCCTTGGAAAAGGACAATTCTGAAGAGTTCCGGCAGCGGGAGCTGCGTGCGGCCCAGCTGGCAAGAGAGATTGAGGCGAGCCCCCAGTACCGCCTGCGTATCGCCATGGAGAATGACGATGGGCGCACTGAGGAGGAGAAACATAGTGCTGTGCAGCGGCAGGGCTCTGGGAGAGAGAGTCCCAGCTTGGCAGCCAG GGAGGGGAAGTATATCCCTCTGCCTCAACGCGTTCGGGAAGGTCCCCGGGGAGGAGTTCGCTGTAGCAGTTCTCGGGGTGGCCGGCCTGGCCTTAGCTCCTTGCCACCTCGTGGCCCTCACCATCTTGACAGTAGCAGCCCTGGCCCAGGTGCTGAGGCACGTGGTATCAATGGAG GCCCTTCCCGCATGTCCCCTAAGGCCCAGAGGCCTCTGAGAGGCGCCAAGACTTTGTCTTCACCCAGCAGCAGGCCTTCTGGAGAGGcgtcccttccctctccccctacAG CTCCCCCTTTTCTTCCAGTGGGCCGGATGTACCCGCCACGTTCTCCCAAGTCTGCTGCACCTGCCCCCATCTCTGCGTCCTGTCCGGAGCCGCCCATCGGTTCAGCAGTGGCAGCCTCTTCAGCCTCCATCCCTGTGACGTCATCAGTCACAGATCCTACAGTGGGCTCCGTCTCCCCAGCTTCTCCAAAGATCTCCCTGGCTCCTACCGATG TCAAAGAACTGCCAACCAAGGAACCTGGCAGAGCTCTGGAGCCCCAGGAACTGGCCCGAATAACTGGGAAAG TCCCTGGACTTCAGAATGAACAAAAGCGGTTTCAACTGGAAGAACTGAGGAAGTTTGGGGCCCAGTTTAAG CTTCAGTCCAGCAGCTCCCCTGATACCAGCCTGGATGCCTTTCCCCCTCGGATCTTAAAGGAGGAGGCcaaagggaaggagaaggaagtaGACGGTCTGTTGGCCTCCGAGCCCCTGGGTTCTCCGGTCTCCTCCAAGACGGAGGCTGCGTTGGATAAAGAGGATAAAGCATCCCTGGCAGCGGCAGGGGGCACTGAGGGGCCGGAGCAGCCCCAGCCGTCCTGCCCAAGCCAAACTGGCAGCCCCCCTGTGGGCCTCCTGAAGGGAGACGACAAGGATGAGGGCCCCGTTGCCGA ACAAGTAAAGAAATCAACGTTGAACCCCAATGCCAAGGAGTTCAATCCTACAAAACCTCTGCTATCTGTG AACAAATCCACCAGTACCCCGACTTCTCCGGGGCCCCGAACTCACTCAACTCCCTCCATCCCGGTGCTGACAGCAGGCCAGAGTGGGCTCTACAGCCCCCAGTACATCTCCTACATACCTCAGATTCACATGGGACCAGCTGTGCAG GCACCCCAGATGTATCCATATCCTGTGTCTAATTCAGTGCCTGGACAGCAGGGCAAGTACCGGGGAGCCAAAG GCTCTCTGCCCCCACAGCGCTCGGACCAACACCAGCCAGCCTCAGCCCCTCCCATGatgcaggctgctgctgctgcaggcccaCCTCTGGTGGCTGCCACACCGTATTCTTCCTACATCCCCTACAACCCCCAGCAGTTCCCAGGCCAGCCTGCTATGATGCAACCCATGGCTCACTATCCCTCACAG CCCGTGTTTGCCCCCATGCTTCAAAGCAATCCACGCATGCTGACGTCGGGTAGCCATCCCCAGGCCATTGTGTCATCCTCTACCCCTCAGTACCCTTCTGCAGAGCAGCCCACCCCCCAAGCCCTTTATG CCACTGTTCACCAGTCCTACCCGCACCATGCCACGCAGCTCCACGCCCACCAACCACAGCCGGCAACCACGCCTACCGGGAGCCAGCCGCAGTCACAGCATGCGGCCCCCAGTCCTGTTCAG CAGCATCAGGCGGGGCAGGCCCCACACCTGGGCAGTGGACAGCCTCAGCAGAACCTGTACCACCCAGGGGCCCTGACAGGCACGCCACCCTCTCTGCCCCCGGGCCCGTCTGCCCAGTCCCCTCAGAGCAGCTTCCCCCAGCCAGCCGCTGTGTACGCCATCCATCCCCACCAGCAGCTGCCCCACGGCTTCACCAACATGGCCCATGTTACCCAG GCCCATGTCCAAACTGGAATCACAGCAGCCCCGCCCCCTCACCCTGGGGCTCCCCACCCGCCCCAGGTGATGCTGCTGCACCCACCCCAGAGCCATGGGGGGCCCCCCCAAGGCGCAGTGCCCCAGAGTGGGGTGCCTGCACTCTCAGCTTCCACACCCTCACCCTACCCCTACATCGGACACCCCCAAGGTGAGCAGCCTGGCCAGGCGCCTGGATTTCCAGGAGGAGCCGATGACAGGATTC TATGTAGGGTGGGCAGAAGCCACAGTCGCCGCCGCCAGGGgcttgctcctggctctgtcctttGCTTCCCTCCGTCCTCGCTCAGTTGTGATCCAGCagcccccctccccactgcctccccagctctCAGTGACCCCGACTGTCTCCTGACTTAG
- the ATXN2L gene encoding ataxin-2-like protein isoform X18 — MASAAAPSPSPANGPLIAALLYRGLHQPSRSSVTWPLVTPAEGQSTGKGPPQSPVFEGVYNNSRMLHFLTAVVGSTCDVKVKNGTTYEGIFKTLSSKFELAVDAVHRKVSEPAGGPRREDIVDTMVFKPSDVMLVHFRNVDFNYATKDKFTDSAIAMNSKVNGEHKEKVLQRWEGGDSNSDDYDLESDMSNGWDPNEMFKFNEENYGVKTTYDSSLSSYTVPLEKDNSEEFRQRELRAAQLAREIEASPQYRLRIAMENDDGRTEEEKHSAVQRQGSGRESPSLAAREGKYIPLPQRVREGPRGGVRCSSSRGGRPGLSSLPPRGPHHLDSSSPGPGAEARGINGGPSRMSPKAQRPLRGAKTLSSPSSRPSGEASLPSPPTAPPFLPVGRMYPPRSPKSAAPAPISASCPEPPIGSAVAASSASIPVTSSVTDPTVGSVSPASPKISLAPTDVKELPTKEPGRALEPQELARITGKVPGLQNEQKRFQLEELRKFGAQFKLQSSSSPDTSLDAFPPRILKEEAKGKEKEVDGLLASEPLGSPVSSKTEAALDKEDKASLAAAGGTEGPEQPQPSCPSQTGSPPVGLLKGDDKDEGPVAEQVKKSTLNPNAKEFNPTKPLLSVNKSTSTPTSPGPRTHSTPSIPVLTAGQSGLYSPQYISYIPQIHMGPAVQAPQMYPYPVSNSVPGQQGKYRGAKGSLPPQRSDQHQPASAPPMMQAAAAAGPPLVAATPYSSYIPYNPQQFPGQPAMMQPMAHYPSQPVFAPMLQSNPRMLTSGSHPQAIVSSSTPQYPSAEQPTPQALYATVHQSYPHHATQLHAHQPQPATTPTGSQPQSQHAAPSPVQQHQAGQAPHLGSGQPQQNLYHPGALTGTPPSLPPGPSAQSPQSSFPQPAAVYAIHPHQQLPHGFTNMAHVTQAHVQTGITAAPPPHPGAPHPPQVMLLHPPQSHGGPPQGAVPQSGVPALSASTPSPYPYIGHPQGEQPGQAPGFPGGADDRILCRVGRSHSRRRQGLAPGSVLCFPPSSLSCDPAAPLPTASPALSDPDCLLT, encoded by the exons GGGCCAGAGCACAGGGAAGGGGCCTCCACAGTCACCT GTGTTTGAAGGTGTTTATAACAATTCGAGGATGCTGCATTTCCTTACTGCTGTTGTG GGCTCCACTTGTGATGTCAAAGTGAAAAATGGCACCACCTATGAGGGTATCTTCAAGACTCTGAGCTCCAAG TTTGAACTAGCCGTGGATGCTGTGCACCGGAAGGTATCTGAGCCAGCAGGTGGTCCCCGGCGGGAGGATATTGTGGACACGATGGTGTTCAAGCCGAGTGACGTGATGCTCGTCCACTTCCGAAATGTTGACTTCAATTACGCTACTAAAG ACAAGTTCACTGATTCCGCCATTGCCATGAACTCGAAGGTGAATGGGGAACACAAAGAGAAGGTGCTGCAGCGCTGGGAAGGGGGCGACAGCAACAGCGATGACTACGACCTCGAGTCTGACATG TCCAATGGGTGGGACCCCAATGAAATGTTCAAGTTCAATGAGGAGAACTACGGTGTGAAGACTACCTACGATAGTAGTTTGTCTTCTTACAC GGTACCCTTGGAAAAGGACAATTCTGAAGAGTTCCGGCAGCGGGAGCTGCGTGCGGCCCAGCTGGCAAGAGAGATTGAGGCGAGCCCCCAGTACCGCCTGCGTATCGCCATGGAGAATGACGATGGGCGCACTGAGGAGGAGAAACATAGTGCTGTGCAGCGGCAGGGCTCTGGGAGAGAGAGTCCCAGCTTGGCAGCCAG GGAGGGGAAGTATATCCCTCTGCCTCAACGCGTTCGGGAAGGTCCCCGGGGAGGAGTTCGCTGTAGCAGTTCTCGGGGTGGCCGGCCTGGCCTTAGCTCCTTGCCACCTCGTGGCCCTCACCATCTTGACAGTAGCAGCCCTGGCCCAGGTGCTGAGGCACGTGGTATCAATGGAG GCCCTTCCCGCATGTCCCCTAAGGCCCAGAGGCCTCTGAGAGGCGCCAAGACTTTGTCTTCACCCAGCAGCAGGCCTTCTGGAGAGGcgtcccttccctctccccctacAG CTCCCCCTTTTCTTCCAGTGGGCCGGATGTACCCGCCACGTTCTCCCAAGTCTGCTGCACCTGCCCCCATCTCTGCGTCCTGTCCGGAGCCGCCCATCGGTTCAGCAGTGGCAGCCTCTTCAGCCTCCATCCCTGTGACGTCATCAGTCACAGATCCTACAGTGGGCTCCGTCTCCCCAGCTTCTCCAAAGATCTCCCTGGCTCCTACCGATG TCAAAGAACTGCCAACCAAGGAACCTGGCAGAGCTCTGGAGCCCCAGGAACTGGCCCGAATAACTGGGAAAG TCCCTGGACTTCAGAATGAACAAAAGCGGTTTCAACTGGAAGAACTGAGGAAGTTTGGGGCCCAGTTTAAG CTTCAGTCCAGCAGCTCCCCTGATACCAGCCTGGATGCCTTTCCCCCTCGGATCTTAAAGGAGGAGGCcaaagggaaggagaaggaagtaGACGGTCTGTTGGCCTCCGAGCCCCTGGGTTCTCCGGTCTCCTCCAAGACGGAGGCTGCGTTGGATAAAGAGGATAAAGCATCCCTGGCAGCGGCAGGGGGCACTGAGGGGCCGGAGCAGCCCCAGCCGTCCTGCCCAAGCCAAACTGGCAGCCCCCCTGTGGGCCTCCTGAAGGGAGACGACAAGGATGAGGGCCCCGTTGCCGA ACAAGTAAAGAAATCAACGTTGAACCCCAATGCCAAGGAGTTCAATCCTACAAAACCTCTGCTATCTGTG AACAAATCCACCAGTACCCCGACTTCTCCGGGGCCCCGAACTCACTCAACTCCCTCCATCCCGGTGCTGACAGCAGGCCAGAGTGGGCTCTACAGCCCCCAGTACATCTCCTACATACCTCAGATTCACATGGGACCAGCTGTGCAG GCACCCCAGATGTATCCATATCCTGTGTCTAATTCAGTGCCTGGACAGCAGGGCAAGTACCGGGGAGCCAAAG GCTCTCTGCCCCCACAGCGCTCGGACCAACACCAGCCAGCCTCAGCCCCTCCCATGatgcaggctgctgctgctgcaggcccaCCTCTGGTGGCTGCCACACCGTATTCTTCCTACATCCCCTACAACCCCCAGCAGTTCCCAGGCCAGCCTGCTATGATGCAACCCATGGCTCACTATCCCTCACAG CCCGTGTTTGCCCCCATGCTTCAAAGCAATCCACGCATGCTGACGTCGGGTAGCCATCCCCAGGCCATTGTGTCATCCTCTACCCCTCAGTACCCTTCTGCAGAGCAGCCCACCCCCCAAGCCCTTTATG CCACTGTTCACCAGTCCTACCCGCACCATGCCACGCAGCTCCACGCCCACCAACCACAGCCGGCAACCACGCCTACCGGGAGCCAGCCGCAGTCACAGCATGCGGCCCCCAGTCCTGTTCAG CAGCATCAGGCGGGGCAGGCCCCACACCTGGGCAGTGGACAGCCTCAGCAGAACCTGTACCACCCAGGGGCCCTGACAGGCACGCCACCCTCTCTGCCCCCGGGCCCGTCTGCCCAGTCCCCTCAGAGCAGCTTCCCCCAGCCAGCCGCTGTGTACGCCATCCATCCCCACCAGCAGCTGCCCCACGGCTTCACCAACATGGCCCATGTTACCCAG GCCCATGTCCAAACTGGAATCACAGCAGCCCCGCCCCCTCACCCTGGGGCTCCCCACCCGCCCCAGGTGATGCTGCTGCACCCACCCCAGAGCCATGGGGGGCCCCCCCAAGGCGCAGTGCCCCAGAGTGGGGTGCCTGCACTCTCAGCTTCCACACCCTCACCCTACCCCTACATCGGACACCCCCAAGGTGAGCAGCCTGGCCAGGCGCCTGGATTTCCAGGAGGAGCCGATGACAGGATTC TATGTAGGGTGGGCAGAAGCCACAGTCGCCGCCGCCAGGGgcttgctcctggctctgtcctttGCTTCCCTCCGTCCTCGCTCAGTTGTGATCCAGCagcccccctccccactgcctccccagctctCAGTGACCCCGACTGTCTCCTGACTTAG